The proteins below come from a single Salinilacihabitans rarus genomic window:
- a CDS encoding 30S ribosomal protein S7 — protein MSTEDQPEPEAPAGGGDLSAKLFGKWEVSEIEYNDPSTERYISVTPVAHTAGRHARKQFQKSEISVVERFINRLMQTEENTGKKQQTLNLVREAFDIVHERTDENPVQVLVTAVENAAPREETVRLKYGGISVPKAVDVAPQRRVDQALKFIAEGVHNASFKSPTTAEEAIASQLIGAANYDVGTYAIGQKEEKERVAAAAR, from the coding sequence ATGAGCACGGAAGACCAACCCGAACCCGAGGCCCCGGCCGGCGGCGGCGACCTCTCGGCGAAGCTGTTCGGGAAGTGGGAGGTAAGCGAGATCGAGTACAACGACCCCTCGACGGAGCGGTACATCTCGGTGACGCCCGTCGCCCACACCGCGGGTCGCCACGCCCGAAAGCAGTTCCAGAAGTCCGAAATCTCGGTCGTCGAGCGGTTCATCAACCGGCTGATGCAGACCGAGGAGAACACGGGCAAGAAACAGCAGACGCTCAACCTCGTGCGCGAAGCGTTCGACATCGTCCACGAGCGCACCGACGAGAACCCGGTGCAGGTGCTCGTGACGGCCGTCGAGAACGCGGCGCCCCGCGAGGAGACCGTCCGGCTGAAGTACGGCGGCATCTCGGTCCCGAAGGCGGTCGACGTCGCGCCCCAGCGCCGCGTCGACCAGGCGCTGAAGTTCATCGCCGAGGGCGTCCACAACGCCTCGTTCAAGTCGCCGACCACGGCCGAGGAGGCCATCGCCAGCCAACTCATCGGCGCGGCGAACTACGACGTCGGGACCTACGCCATCGGCCAGAAAGAGGAGAAAGAGCGCGTCGCGGCGGCTGCCCGCTAA
- a CDS encoding 30S ribosomal protein S12: MANGKYAARKLKKDRQNQRWSDSDYARRARGLREKSDPLEGAPQARGIVLEKVGIEAKQPNSAIRKCVRVQLIKNGKQVTAFCPGDGAISFIDEHDEVTIAGIGGAKGRAMGDLSGVNYKVEKVNGVSLLELVRGNAEKPVR; this comes from the coding sequence ATGGCAAACGGCAAGTACGCCGCGCGCAAGCTCAAGAAGGACCGCCAGAATCAGCGGTGGTCCGACTCTGACTACGCGCGCCGTGCCCGGGGCCTCCGCGAGAAGTCGGACCCCCTCGAGGGCGCCCCGCAGGCCCGAGGCATCGTACTGGAGAAAGTCGGCATCGAGGCGAAACAGCCCAACTCGGCGATCCGGAAGTGCGTCCGGGTCCAGTTGATCAAGAACGGCAAGCAGGTCACCGCCTTCTGTCCCGGCGACGGCGCCATCTCGTTTATCGACGAACACGACGAAGTGACCATCGCCGGCATCGGCGGCGCGAAGGGTCGCGCGATGGGCGACCTCTCCGGTGTCAACTACAAGGTCGAGAAGGTAAACGGCGTGTCGCTGCTCGAACTGGTGCGGGGCAACGCGGAGAAACCGGTGCGCTAA
- a CDS encoding alpha-hydroxy-acid oxidizing protein, whose protein sequence is MTEDDSPSYGRERLVEVYTQGMLAGQPPSLPPSYETLEAAAEEALDPEAFAYVAGSAGAERTERANRTAFERWRIVPRMLRDVASRDLSVDLFGERYPAPVALAPIGVQSILHEEGELASARAAADLGLPFVGSSAASETIEDVAAELGDAPGWFQLYWSSERDLTASFVERAEEAGYEALVVTVDTPVISWRERDVERAYLPFLDGEGVANYFSDPVFRDLLADPPEDNPDAAVMRFVDVFGDASLTWADLEWLRGLTDLPILVKGIVHPEDAELAVESGADGVIVSNHGGRQVDNALPAIEALPRVVDRLADAGYGDAPVLFDSGIRRGADAVTALALGAEMVLLGRPYVYGLAVDGEDGVREVCRNFLADLDLTLGLSGRASVAELDRSALLEAAAPSVETR, encoded by the coding sequence ATGACCGAGGACGACTCGCCCTCGTACGGCCGGGAACGGCTGGTCGAAGTCTACACGCAGGGAATGCTCGCCGGACAGCCGCCGTCGCTGCCGCCGTCGTACGAGACCCTCGAAGCGGCGGCCGAGGAGGCGCTGGACCCCGAGGCGTTCGCCTACGTCGCGGGCAGCGCGGGCGCCGAGCGAACCGAGCGGGCCAACCGGACGGCGTTCGAGCGCTGGCGGATCGTCCCCCGGATGCTCCGGGACGTCGCCTCGCGGGATCTCTCGGTCGACCTCTTCGGCGAGCGCTACCCCGCGCCGGTCGCGCTGGCGCCGATCGGCGTCCAGTCGATCCTCCACGAGGAGGGGGAGCTCGCGTCGGCGCGGGCGGCCGCGGACCTCGGGCTGCCGTTCGTCGGGAGTTCGGCCGCCTCGGAGACGATCGAGGACGTCGCCGCCGAACTGGGCGACGCACCCGGCTGGTTCCAGCTCTACTGGAGTTCCGAGCGCGACCTGACGGCGAGTTTCGTCGAGCGCGCCGAGGAGGCGGGCTACGAGGCGCTCGTGGTGACGGTCGACACGCCGGTCATCAGCTGGCGCGAGCGCGACGTCGAGCGGGCGTACCTCCCCTTTCTCGACGGCGAGGGGGTGGCGAACTACTTCTCGGACCCCGTCTTCCGGGACCTGCTGGCGGACCCGCCCGAGGATAACCCCGACGCCGCGGTCATGCGGTTCGTCGACGTCTTCGGCGACGCCTCGCTCACCTGGGCGGATCTGGAGTGGCTCCGGGGGCTGACCGACCTGCCGATCCTCGTCAAGGGGATCGTCCACCCCGAGGACGCCGAACTGGCGGTCGAGTCGGGCGCCGACGGCGTGATCGTCTCGAACCACGGCGGCCGACAGGTCGACAACGCCCTGCCGGCGATCGAGGCGCTGCCGCGGGTGGTCGACCGGCTCGCTGACGCCGGGTACGGCGACGCCCCCGTGCTGTTCGACAGCGGGATCAGGCGGGGCGCCGACGCGGTGACGGCGCTGGCGCTCGGCGCCGAGATGGTGCTGCTCGGCCGGCCGTACGTCTACGGGCTGGCGGTCGACGGCGAGGACGGCGTGCGGGAGGTGTGCCGGAACTTCCTCGCGGACCTGGACCTGACGCTCGGGCTGTCGGGGCGGGCGTCGGTGGCCGAGTTGGACCGGTCTGCACTGCTCGAGGCCGCGGCGCCGTCGGTCGAGACGCGCTGA
- a CDS encoding NusA-like transcription termination signal-binding factor, whose translation MGVTLDDDARRTLALFEEVTGATGRDCVRQDGRLLVVVEPGEMATAIGPGGRRVRRFEERVDRSVRLVEGADEPAAFVANALAPAAVYNVTLSENAGTVAYVEVASEDRGVAIGSDGRTIEAVRTLADRHFGIDDVQLL comes from the coding sequence ATGGGCGTCACGCTCGACGACGACGCCCGCCGCACGCTCGCGCTGTTCGAGGAGGTGACGGGCGCGACCGGCCGCGACTGCGTCCGTCAGGACGGCCGCCTGCTGGTCGTCGTCGAACCGGGCGAGATGGCCACGGCCATCGGCCCCGGCGGCCGCCGCGTCCGACGGTTCGAGGAGCGGGTCGACCGGTCCGTCCGCCTCGTCGAGGGCGCCGACGAACCCGCGGCGTTCGTCGCGAACGCGCTCGCGCCGGCCGCCGTCTACAACGTCACGCTCAGCGAGAACGCCGGCACCGTCGCCTACGTCGAGGTCGCAAGCGAGGACCGCGGCGTCGCCATCGGCAGCGACGGCCGGACCATCGAGGCCGTGCGGACGCTCGCGGACCGGCACTTCGGCATCGACGACGTGCAGTTGCTCTGA
- the rpoA2 gene encoding DNA-directed RNA polymerase subunit A'' — MTELEYDVGEDVIAVVEDTDLPRRLKDRVYETIEARDGVTTEQADEIATAVENRYLDTRVDPLDPVGTVSAQSIGEPGTQLTMNTFHYAGVAEIDVTQGLPRLIELVDARKTPDTPMMTVHLEDEFATEREKAHEVVWKIEATKILALGDVSTNVADMRVQISLNRDTLEERMITPEEVAEIIEDHLGVEAIQRETTVEFGPEEPSYRDLLQLVEELRDITFKGIEDISRVVIRREEREAQGASDGDDGEEFVLYTEGSAFGDVLEIDGVDATRTTTNNIHEIYRNLGVEAAREAIIEETNNTLAEQGLDDVNVRHLMLVADIMTNRGEIESIGRHGISGSKDSVLARAAFEVTVNHLLNAAIHGEVDDLNGVTENVIVGKPIKLGTGDVDLRMGSTSPKAD; from the coding sequence ATGACTGAACTCGAGTACGACGTGGGCGAGGACGTGATCGCGGTCGTCGAGGACACCGACCTCCCCCGGCGGCTCAAGGACCGCGTCTACGAGACGATCGAGGCCCGCGACGGCGTCACGACCGAGCAGGCCGACGAGATCGCGACGGCCGTCGAGAACCGCTACCTCGACACGCGGGTCGACCCGCTCGACCCCGTCGGGACGGTCTCGGCGCAGTCGATCGGCGAACCCGGCACCCAGCTGACGATGAACACGTTCCACTACGCGGGGGTCGCCGAGATCGACGTCACCCAGGGGCTGCCGCGGCTGATCGAACTCGTCGACGCCCGGAAGACCCCGGACACGCCGATGATGACCGTCCACCTGGAAGACGAGTTCGCTACCGAGCGCGAGAAGGCCCACGAGGTCGTCTGGAAGATCGAGGCGACGAAGATCCTCGCGCTGGGCGACGTCTCGACGAACGTCGCGGACATGCGGGTACAGATCTCGCTCAACCGCGACACGCTCGAAGAGCGGATGATCACGCCCGAGGAGGTCGCCGAGATCATCGAGGACCACCTCGGCGTCGAGGCCATCCAGCGGGAGACGACCGTCGAGTTCGGCCCCGAGGAACCCTCGTACCGGGACCTGCTCCAGCTGGTCGAGGAGCTGCGGGACATCACGTTCAAGGGGATCGAGGACATCTCGCGGGTCGTCATCCGCCGCGAGGAGCGCGAGGCGCAGGGCGCCTCGGACGGAGACGACGGTGAGGAGTTCGTCCTCTACACCGAGGGGTCGGCCTTCGGCGACGTCCTGGAGATCGATGGCGTCGACGCGACGCGGACGACGACGAACAACATCCACGAGATCTACCGCAACCTCGGCGTCGAGGCGGCCCGCGAGGCGATCATCGAGGAGACGAACAACACGCTCGCCGAGCAGGGGCTGGACGACGTCAACGTCCGCCACCTGATGCTCGTCGCGGACATCATGACCAACCGCGGCGAGATCGAGTCGATCGGCCGCCACGGCATCTCCGGCTCGAAGGACTCCGTTCTGGCGCGGGCGGCGTTCGAGGTGACGGTCAACCACCTGCTCAACGCGGCGATCCACGGCGAGGTCGACGACTTAAACGGCGTCACGGAGAACGTCATCGTCGGCAAGCCGATCAAGCTGGGCACCGGCGACGTCGACCTCCGGATGGGCTCGACCAGCCCGAAGGCCGACTGA